From Paenibacillus sp. GP183, one genomic window encodes:
- a CDS encoding post-transcriptional regulator, whose protein sequence is MSEEDDILEQQETLDSILSERHFIEKEHHVLSENELNEVIESLCLSKVEEFKLLGYDHVTGKEIWDCVSDRYRKSGMPALHQIVNDILSLKSTQFMNWMTMSAFKGAQF, encoded by the coding sequence ATGAGTGAAGAGGACGACATATTGGAGCAGCAAGAAACTTTAGATTCCATTTTGTCAGAGCGGCATTTCATAGAAAAAGAGCATCATGTGCTATCCGAAAATGAGCTAAATGAAGTTATCGAAAGCTTATGCCTGAGCAAAGTGGAAGAATTCAAACTCCTCGGCTATGATCATGTAACCGGCAAAGAGATCTGGGATTGCGTCAGCGACAGGTACCGCAAAAGCGGAATGCCCGCCTTGCATCAGATCGTGAACGATATTCTATCGCTAAAATCGACACAATTCATGAACTGGATGACTATGAGTGCTTTCAAAGGAGCCCAATTCTAA